Proteins encoded together in one Tripterygium wilfordii isolate XIE 37 chromosome 14, ASM1340144v1, whole genome shotgun sequence window:
- the LOC120015658 gene encoding non-specific lipid transfer protein GPI-anchored 19-like: MESLVPFPRLVPILTVSLVVLMMPVYGQINTPCSPSVLSAFSPCMNFITNSTANGTSPTADCCNALKSFTNGGMDCLCLIATGSVPFQIPINRTLAISLPRACNMPGVPLQCKASGSPIPAPGPIAFGPNLSPRASVSPSPTALPPDSDTTPLLTPPSRTSDAGAPTTTTGGGSSPALNPTSAAFPSHSTSPAVLLLALGFAIFNYF, translated from the exons ATGGAGTCATTGGTGCCTTTTCCTCGCCTGGTTCCCATTCTGACTGTATCTTTGGTGGTCTTGATGATGCCAGTTTACGGCCAAATCAATACGCCATGCTCGCCTTCTGTGCTGTCCGCCTTCAGTCCTTGTATGAATTTCATTACAAACAGCACTGCTAATGGTACATCACCAACTGCAGATTGTTGCAATGCACTTAAGTCCTTCACAAATGGTGGCATGGACTGCTTGTGCCTAATTGCTACTGGAAGTGTTCCTTTCCAGATTCCGATCAACAGAACTTTGGCTATCTCTCTTCCCCGCGCTTGTAACATGCCTGGCGTTCCTCTCCAATGCAAAG CCTCTGGATCTCCAATTCCAGCTCCAGGTCCGATCGCTTTTGGCCCGAATCTCTCCCCTAGAGCTTCTGTATCTCCTAGTCCAACAG CTTTACCTCCAGATTCGGACACAACGCCGCTCCTCACACCGCCATCCCGGACATCCGATGCTGGAGCCCCAACCACAACTACTGGTGGCGGTAGCAGCCCGGCTCTAAACCCAACATCAGCTGCTTTTCCCTCGCACAGCACTTCACCGGCTGTTCTGTTACTTGCCTTAGGATTTGCAATTTTCAACTACTTTTAG
- the LOC120015254 gene encoding FCS-Like Zinc finger 8-like, protein MADQGSIPSPTDKYRKPTSFPKLFTAFAFKNFCETDTVMSPTSILDTKSFSGLKNHPWWTEQVNTPKTPEPEPRQKLESKGVGLAIVDSLKDEDPKLSKPESRMVLYGSQLKIQIPPLFPSVSSLTESPKSPTDFGIKTKNSQMGSFSSGLSPSPHKKSLFGSEGSGMNTPVSPRVFTGRLCASEMELSEDYTCVIAYGPVPRTTHIFDDCMVECSYGVAGFPASRNEDGFLGDPASYPSQNFLSSCYGCKKNLGLGKDIYMYRGEKAFCSLECRYQEMLLEEGLGKLEDGDIYGTFS, encoded by the exons ATGGCAGACCAAGGTTCAATTCCATCTCCTACAGATAAATACAGGAAACCCACTTCATTTCCTAAGTTGTTCACTGCTTTTGCCTTCAAGAACTTCTGTGAAACCGATACTGTAATGAGCCCAACTTCCATTCTTGACACCAAATCTTTCTCTGGATTGAAAAACCATCCATGGTGGACTGAACAAGTTAATACACCTAAAACCCCAGAACCCGAGCCAAGACAGAAGCTTGAATCAAAAGGGGTTGGACTTGCCATAGTCGACTCTCTCAAGGATGAAGACCCCAAATTGTCAAAACCCGAATCAAGAATGGTTCTTTACGGGTCGCAGTTAAAGATCCAAATACCTCCTCTGTTTCCCTCTGTTTCTTCATTGACAGAATCTCCAAAATCCCCTACCGATTTCGGTATCAAGACAAAGAATTCTCAAATGGGTTCCTTCTCTTCTGGGTTATCTCCATCTCCACACAAGAAATCTCTATTCGGGTCTGAAGGTTCGGGTATGAACACTCCCGTTTCTCCTCGGGTCTTCACTGGGCGTCTTTGTGCAAGCGAGATGGAGCTCTCTGAGGACTACACCTGCGTGATCGCGTACGGGCCTGTCCCAAGAACCACTCATATTTTCGATGACTGCATGGTTGAGTGCTCGTACGGTGTCGCCGGCTTCCCTGCTTCGAGGAATGAAGATGGGTTTTTGGGTGACCCGGCAAGTTATCCATCTCAGAATTTCTTGAGCTCTTGCTATGGTTGCAAGAAGAATCTTGGCCTGGGAAAAGACATTTACATGTACAG AGGTGAGAAAGCTTTCTGCAGCCTCGAATGCCGGTACCAGGAGATGCTGTTAGAGGAGGGACTGGGTAAATTAGAAGATGGTGATATTTATGGAACTTTTTCATga
- the LOC120015360 gene encoding uncharacterized N-acetyltransferase p20-like — protein sequence MHSLRCISLRPLLMDSSRVTLRPFNLSDVDDFLKWASDDRVTRYLRWNSITSQEEALAYLEKVAIPHPWRRSICVDDRSIGYISIKPESCEEDKCRAHVGYALATEYWGQGIATLALKMAVSKVFDEMPHLVRLQALVEVENKGSQRVLEKVGFVKEGLLRKYGYCKGEIRSFIVYSLLATDQVN from the coding sequence ATGCATAGCTTGAGATGCATCAGTTTGCGGCCTCTTTTGATGGACTCATCCAGGGTAACTCTTCGCCCATTCAATCTCTCCGACGTCGATGACTTCCTAAAATGGGCTAGCGATGACAGAGTGACTCGCTACTTGAGATGGAACAGCATCACTAGTCAAGAAGAAGCACTGGCATACCTGGAAAAAGTTGCGATCCCTCACCCGTGGCGTCGGTCCATATGTGTAGACGACCGTTCAATCGGATACATCTCGATCAAGCCCGAATCTTGTGAGGAAGATAAGTGTAGAGCACATGTTGGGTATGCCTTGGCGACGGAGTATTGGGGGCAGGGGATAGCGACACTGGCATTGAAGATGGCTGTTTCAAAGGTGTTCGACGAAATGCCTCACTTGGTGAGGCTTCAGGCTTTAGTGGAGGTAGAGAACAAGGGGTCTCAGAGGGTGCTTGAGAAGGTTGGGTTTGTGAAGGAAGGTTTGTTGAGGAAATATGGGTATTGCAAAGGTGAAATCAGAAGCTTCATTGTGTATAGTCTCTTAGCAACTGATCaggttaattaa
- the LOC120014349 gene encoding folate-biopterin transporter 1, chloroplastic — protein sequence MASSIVSPISILPSQISTFPSISLSSLSHSQIHRRHLSLLVRAGRLNRRRKRRKLPDTDMSVSVPVTARSHRRDSSDEPLLDFLTSSAGNDNILTTEVEGETSSSNKRKERYSSDAVKFFGVDLSPDNVAVAMVYFVQGVLGLARLAVSFYLKDDLHLDPAETAVISGFSALPWLIKPLYGFISDSVPLFGYRRRSYLVLSGLLGALSWSLMATFVDSKYDAAFCILLGSLSVAFSDVVVDSMVVERARGESQSMSGSLQSLCWGSSAFGGIVSSYFSGSLVDAYGVRYVFGVTALLPLLTSAVAVLVKEQRVLSNPRGQNLPLVAVGFIESSKQSIVQLWGAVKEPNVFLPTLFIFLWQATPHSDSAMFYFTTNKLGFTPEFLGRVKLVTSIASLLGVGLYNGFLKNVPLRKIFLATTVAGTALGMTQVFLVTGLNRKFGISDEWFAIGDSLILTVLGQASFMPVLVLAARLCPEGMEATLFATLMSISNGGSVLGGLIGAGLTQVFGITKDRFDNLAILIVLCNLSSLLPLPLLGLLPPDNSSSSDTTVSKESGDIEMKSN from the exons ATGGCTTCATCGATTGTTTCTCCAATCTCAATCTTACCCTCACAAATCTCTACTTTCCCATCGATATCCCTGTCGTCTCTGTCTCACTCTCAGATCCATCGGAGACATCTCTCCCTCCTTGTCCGAGCCGGCCGACTGAATCGTCGTCGAAAACGTCGGAAGCTTCCTGACACCGACATGTCTGTTTCCGTTCCCGTTACGGCGCGCTCTCATCGGCGCGACAGTAGCGATGAGCCATTGTTAGATTTTCTAACTTCCA GTGCTGGAAACGACAATATCTTGACCACGGAAGTAGAAGGAGAGACGAGCTCTTCTAATAAGCGCAAAGAAAGATATAGTAGTGACGCAGTGAAATTCTTTGGAGTTGATTTGTCGCCGGATAACGTTGCAGTTGCTATGGTGTATTTTGTTCAAGGTGTTTTAGGCCTCGCGAGGCTGGCTGTCAGTTTTTACTTAAAAGATGATCTGCATTTAGATCCTGCAGAg ACAGCTGTGATATCTGGCTTCTCAGCATTGCCATGGCTTATCAAACCTCTTTATGGATTTATTAG TGACTCTGTCCCACTCTTTGGTTATCGAAGAAGGTCCTATTTGGTTTTGTCAGGGCTTCTTGGTGCACTCTCCTGGAGTTTGATGGCCACCTTTGTTGACAGCAAGTATGATGCTGCTTTCTGCATACTTCTTGGATCTCTTTCTGTTGCCTTTTCTGATGTT gttGTAGATTCTATGGTTGTAGAGAGAGCTCGTGGTGAGTCACAAAGCATGTCAGGATCTCTTCAATCTCTATGTTGGGGATCATCAGCTTTTGGTGGAATCGTGAGTTCCTACTTTAGTGGTTCCCTGGTGGACGCTTATGGTGTAAG GTATGTTTTCGGTGTTACAGCATTGCTACCACTATTAACATCTGCTGTTGCTGTTCTGGTGAAAGAACAGCGTGTTCTTAGTAACCCGAGAGGACAGAATCTTCCTTTGGTGGCTGTTGGTTTTATTGAAAGCTCAAAGCAGAGTATCGTTCAGTTGTGGGGGGCTGTCAAAGAACCCAATGTCTTTCTTCCAACATTATTCATCTTCCTTTGGCAGGCAACGCCACATTCAGACTCTGCCATGTTTTACTTCAC CACAAATAAACTTGGATTCACCCCGGAATTTCTAGGGCGTGTCAAGCTTGTAACCTCCATTGCATCATTACTTGGTGTTGGTCTGTATAATGGATTCTTAAAAAATGTTCCACTGCGTAAAATATTCTTAGCAACTACTGTGGCTGGTACAGCTCTGGGGATGACTCag GTTTTTCTCGTTACTGGATTGAATAGGAAGTTTGGCATAAGTGATGAATGGTTTGCAATTGGGGATTCTTTGATTTTGACAGTACTTGGTCAG GCTTCTTTCATGCCTGTTCTTGTTCTGGCCGCTCGACTATGCCCCGAGGGTATGGAAGCAACACTATTTGCAACCCTCATGTCGATATCAAATGGAGGAAGTGTCCTGGGAGGTCTTATTGGTGCTGGTCTGACCCAGGTGTTTGGCATCACCAAGGATCGATTTGACAACTTGGCCATTTTGATTGTTCTCTGCAATCTGAGCTCATTGTTGCCTTTGCCACTCCTTGGCCTCCTCCCCCCAGATAATAGTAGTTCTTCTGATACAACAGTCTCCAAGGAGAGCGGAGATATTGAGATGAAGTCGAATTGA